A DNA window from Ornithinimicrobium humiphilum contains the following coding sequences:
- a CDS encoding XdhC family protein, with product MREVLDKLLAWWDEGHPVAMGTVVGTWKSAPRQPGAAMLVGLDGEAVGSVSGGCVEGAVYELGQEVIASGTPVLQRYGVSDDEAMGVGLTCGGILDVFVERVSREDFPELGEVAEDIAAGRPVAVVTVVEHPDPALLGRHLVLRPEGEPTAGSLGSERLDAAVSDDARGMLAQGRTATLEYGPEGERRGEGLRVFVASYAPRPRMLVFGAIDFAAAVARVGSFLGYRVTVCDARPVFATRSRFPEADEVVVSWPHRYVEQEIAAGRLDARTVACVLTHDPKFDVPLLEVLLGEGAPDLAYVGAMGSRRTHENRLERLREAGLTDEQLARLRSPIGLDLGARTPEETAISIAAEIIADRWGGEGEPLSRTSGAIHRHGD from the coding sequence ATGCGTGAGGTGCTGGACAAGCTGCTGGCGTGGTGGGACGAGGGTCACCCCGTCGCGATGGGGACCGTGGTCGGGACGTGGAAGTCGGCGCCCCGGCAGCCGGGGGCCGCCATGCTCGTCGGCCTCGACGGCGAGGCGGTGGGGTCGGTCTCCGGCGGCTGCGTGGAGGGCGCGGTCTATGAGCTGGGCCAGGAGGTCATCGCCTCCGGCACCCCCGTGCTGCAGCGCTACGGCGTCTCCGACGACGAGGCCATGGGCGTGGGACTGACCTGCGGCGGCATCCTCGACGTCTTCGTCGAGCGCGTCAGCCGCGAGGACTTCCCCGAGCTCGGGGAGGTCGCCGAGGACATCGCCGCTGGGCGGCCGGTCGCGGTCGTCACCGTGGTCGAGCACCCCGACCCGGCACTGCTCGGGCGGCACCTCGTGCTGCGCCCCGAGGGTGAGCCGACCGCGGGCAGCCTGGGCTCGGAGCGCCTGGACGCGGCCGTCTCCGACGACGCGCGCGGCATGCTGGCGCAGGGCCGCACGGCGACGCTCGAGTACGGCCCCGAGGGGGAGAGACGCGGCGAGGGCCTTCGGGTGTTCGTGGCCTCCTACGCGCCCCGGCCGCGCATGCTCGTCTTCGGCGCGATCGACTTCGCCGCCGCCGTGGCGCGCGTCGGATCCTTCCTGGGCTACCGCGTGACGGTGTGCGACGCCCGGCCCGTCTTCGCCACGCGGTCGCGCTTCCCGGAGGCCGACGAGGTCGTGGTCAGCTGGCCGCACCGCTACGTCGAGCAGGAGATCGCGGCCGGCCGCCTCGACGCGCGCACCGTCGCCTGCGTGCTGACCCACGACCCGAAGTTCGACGTGCCGCTGCTCGAGGTGCTCCTCGGCGAGGGCGCGCCGGACCTCGCCTACGTCGGGGCCATGGGGTCGCGGCGAACCCACGAGAACCGTCTGGAGCGGCTGCGCGAGGCCGGTCTGACCGACGAGCAGCTGGCGCGGCTGCGCAGCCCCATCGGGCTCGACCTGGGCGCCCGGACACCGGAGGAGACGGCGATCAGCATCGCCGCGGAGATCATCGCCGACCGGTGGGGCGGGGAGGGCGAGCCGCTGAGCCGGACCTCGGGCGCCATCCACCGGCACGGGGACTGA
- a CDS encoding DUF5703 family protein, producing MLSVTMVEYEFRELRFPRDASRAEVRAALTEAAEYGHWELVRVTLFWGGVRRATLRRKIIRVRRTA from the coding sequence ATGCTGTCCGTCACCATGGTGGAGTACGAGTTCCGGGAGCTGCGCTTCCCCCGCGACGCCAGCCGTGCCGAGGTGCGCGCAGCCCTGACCGAGGCCGCGGAGTACGGCCACTGGGAGCTGGTGCGGGTGACCCTCTTCTGGGGCGGGGTCCGCCGGGCCACCCTCCGCCGCAAGATCATCCGCGTCCGCCGCACGGCCTGA
- a CDS encoding FAD binding domain-containing protein produces MIPAQFDYVAPATVQEALALLAEHGDDAKVLAGGQSLLPVLRMRLNAPGVIVDISGISELRSITDEGDAIRIGAASTYQDVLDSALVKEHLTLLHQAVSEVADPQIRHRGTVCGALAHADPAGDVGAPVLALDARMVISGPGGERTVPAAEFFVDIFETAIGDGELLTSVVIPKHTGWGSHYEKFVRVSHQWAIVGVAAAVRSEGGTIAEARVGLTNMGSRPLRASAVEQALTGQPATEAAVAAICARAGEGTDPPSDLNGQADYRRHVAGVLTRRAVLAAAGGAG; encoded by the coding sequence ATGATCCCCGCACAGTTCGACTACGTCGCGCCGGCGACGGTCCAGGAGGCGCTGGCCCTGCTGGCCGAGCACGGCGACGACGCCAAGGTGCTGGCGGGCGGGCAGTCCCTGCTCCCGGTCCTGCGGATGCGGCTCAACGCCCCCGGCGTGATCGTCGACATCTCGGGCATCTCCGAGCTGCGCTCGATCACCGACGAGGGCGACGCCATCCGCATCGGCGCCGCGTCCACCTACCAGGACGTGCTCGACTCGGCCCTCGTCAAGGAGCACCTGACGCTCCTGCACCAGGCCGTCTCCGAGGTCGCCGACCCGCAGATCCGCCACCGCGGGACCGTCTGCGGCGCGCTGGCGCACGCCGACCCCGCGGGCGACGTCGGTGCTCCCGTGCTGGCGCTCGACGCCCGCATGGTCATCTCGGGACCGGGCGGGGAGCGGACGGTGCCCGCCGCCGAGTTCTTCGTCGACATCTTCGAGACCGCGATCGGTGACGGCGAGCTGCTCACCTCGGTGGTGATCCCCAAGCACACCGGCTGGGGCAGCCACTACGAGAAGTTCGTCCGGGTCTCCCACCAGTGGGCCATCGTCGGCGTGGCCGCCGCGGTCCGCTCCGAGGGCGGCACGATCGCCGAGGCCCGGGTGGGGCTCACCAACATGGGATCCCGGCCGCTGCGGGCCAGCGCCGTCGAGCAGGCCCTGACCGGCCAGCCGGCGACGGAGGCGGCCGTCGCCGCGATCTGCGCCCGCGCCGGCGAGGGCACCGACCCGCCGTCCGACCTCAACGGCCAGGCCGACTACCGCCGTCACGTCGCCGGGGTGCTCACCCGCCGGGCCGTGCTGGCGGCCGCCGGTGGGGCGGGCTGA
- a CDS encoding M20/M25/M40 family metallo-hydrolase, with the protein MTSTPSEDLTTTAEDEAVRICRELIRIDTSNYGDGSGPGERAAAEYVMGLLQEVGLDPQLTESEPGRASVVVRTEGRDPGRGGLVLHGHLDVVPAEASDWSVDPFAAEERDGMIWGRGAVDMKDMDAMLIATLRQLARSGEKPPRDIVWAFFADEEAGGVKGAGHVVAEHPEWFEGCTEAISEVGGFSVTLPDVATGAPTRAYLLQTAEKGIAWLRLHAHGRAGHGSVPNDENAIVRLAEAIARIDAHPWPRTYIASVRELFDGVAQIVGDTWSEDSPADLLQRLGGARRFVEGTLRDTANFSMLTSGYKHNVIPQTASASLDCRFLPGHEDELLDTIRELAGEHVEVEIVHKDVALEAPSSGELVESMKRALLKEDPGAHVLPYCLSGGTDNKHLSRLGITGYGFAPLRLPEDLDFVGMFHGVDERVPVDSIRFGTRVLGQLVADC; encoded by the coding sequence ATGACTTCCACGCCGAGCGAGGACCTGACCACCACGGCCGAGGACGAGGCCGTCCGGATCTGCCGGGAGCTCATCCGGATCGACACGAGCAACTACGGCGACGGCAGCGGGCCGGGGGAACGGGCCGCGGCGGAGTACGTCATGGGCCTGCTCCAGGAGGTCGGGCTCGACCCGCAGCTCACCGAGTCCGAGCCGGGCCGCGCCAGCGTCGTGGTCCGCACCGAGGGGCGCGACCCGGGCCGCGGCGGCCTGGTGCTGCACGGGCACCTCGACGTCGTGCCGGCGGAGGCGTCCGACTGGTCCGTCGACCCGTTCGCCGCCGAGGAGCGCGACGGGATGATCTGGGGCCGCGGCGCGGTCGACATGAAGGACATGGACGCGATGCTCATCGCGACCCTGCGCCAGCTGGCCCGCTCCGGCGAGAAGCCGCCGCGCGACATCGTCTGGGCGTTCTTCGCCGACGAGGAGGCCGGTGGCGTCAAGGGCGCCGGGCACGTCGTCGCCGAGCACCCGGAGTGGTTCGAGGGCTGCACCGAGGCCATCTCCGAGGTCGGCGGCTTCTCCGTGACGCTGCCCGACGTGGCGACTGGTGCCCCCACCCGCGCCTACCTGCTGCAGACCGCCGAGAAGGGCATCGCCTGGCTCCGGCTGCACGCGCACGGGCGCGCGGGACACGGTTCGGTGCCCAACGACGAGAACGCCATCGTGCGCCTGGCCGAGGCCATCGCGCGCATCGACGCCCACCCGTGGCCGCGCACCTACATCGCCTCGGTCCGCGAGCTCTTCGACGGGGTGGCGCAGATCGTGGGCGATACCTGGTCGGAGGACTCCCCGGCCGACCTGCTGCAGCGCCTCGGCGGCGCCCGTCGCTTCGTCGAGGGCACGCTGCGCGACACCGCCAACTTCTCGATGCTGACCTCGGGCTACAAGCACAACGTCATCCCGCAGACCGCGAGCGCCTCGCTGGACTGCCGCTTCCTGCCCGGGCACGAGGACGAGCTGCTCGACACGATCCGCGAGCTGGCCGGCGAGCACGTCGAGGTCGAGATCGTCCACAAGGACGTCGCCCTCGAGGCCCCCTCCTCGGGCGAGCTGGTCGAGTCGATGAAGCGGGCGCTCCTCAAGGAGGACCCGGGCGCGCACGTGCTGCCCTACTGCCTCTCGGGCGGCACGGACAACAAGCACCTGTCGCGGCTGGGCATCACCGGCTACGGTTTCGCGCCGCTGCGGCTGCCCGAGGACCTCGACTTCGTCGGGATGTTCCACGGCGTCGACGAGCGGGTGCCGGTCGACTCCATCCGGTTCGGCACGCGCGTGCTGGGTCAGCTCGTCGCCGACTGCTGA
- a CDS encoding (2Fe-2S)-binding protein, translating to MTRISVKVDGVTYEDEVEPRTLLVHYLRETLGKTGTVIGCDTSNCGACTVHLDGRSVKSCNVLAVQANGSEVTTIEGLAVGETLTPVQEAFRDCHALQCGFCTPGMIMQATDLLNENPSPDEDYVRQHMEGNLCRCTGYHNIVKAVLQAAGATTGGEQA from the coding sequence ATGACCCGTATCTCCGTGAAGGTCGACGGTGTGACCTACGAGGACGAGGTGGAACCCCGCACGCTCCTCGTGCACTACCTGAGAGAGACCCTGGGCAAGACCGGCACCGTGATCGGGTGCGACACCAGCAACTGCGGGGCGTGCACCGTCCACCTCGACGGCCGCAGCGTGAAGTCCTGCAACGTGCTGGCCGTCCAGGCGAACGGTTCGGAGGTGACCACCATCGAGGGTCTGGCCGTGGGCGAGACCCTCACCCCGGTGCAGGAGGCCTTCCGCGACTGCCACGCGCTGCAGTGCGGTTTCTGCACCCCGGGGATGATCATGCAGGCCACCGACCTGCTCAACGAGAACCCCTCGCCCGACGAGGACTACGTCCGTCAGCACATGGAGGGCAACCTCTGCCGCTGCACCGGCTACCACAACATCGTCAAGGCCGTCCTCCAGGCGGCCGGCGCCACCACGGGAGGGGAGCAGGCATGA
- a CDS encoding xanthine dehydrogenase family protein molybdopterin-binding subunit: MTITEEPAVTREVGRDRRRKEDQRLITGRTRWTDNLQLQGMLHVAMVRSPYAHARITQIDTSAARESAGVIAVLTGQDLKDHQGSLPCAWPITDDQKSAPHPAVAVDRVAFAGEVVAVVAARTAAQARDAAELVDVDYEELPAVVDLKQAAADEVLAHPDLGTNVSARWIFDSSEAGTGGDVEEAIRGAEVLIEREYRQQRLIPSFMEPRSVVVDPTGEQFVMWSATQVPHILRLMLALTLGVPESKVRVIAPDVGGGFGGKLQVTPEEILTFLVARHTGRPCKWTETRSESLLAAHHGRDQWQKLTLAARRDGTVTGLKVELLADMGAYLGLVTPGVPILGAFMFNAIYKFPSYRFDCTNVFTNKTWTDAYRGAGRPEATFAIERLMDELAAELGRDPLEVREQNWIKHEEFPFTTVCGLEYDSGNYEAATARAKELFGYDELRAEQARRRANGDRVQLGIGISTFTEMCGLAPSRVLGSLNYGAGGWEHASVRMLPSGKVEVITGSSAHGQGHETAWSQIVADQLGVPFEDVEVLHGDTQISHRGLDTYGSRSLVVGGQAVIDAAKKVIEKAKPLAAHVLEANVDDLEFSDGRFTVRGAGSGQEGLRLTDLALRVFAAHDLPDGMEPSLDADATFDPVNFSFPHGTHLCAMEVDTETGQSTMRKYVCVDDIGNVVNPLIVDGQVHGGLVQGIAQALWEEAVYDDQGTLVTGSFVDYTLPTSADTISFITDRTVSPSTTNDLGAKGVGEAGCIASTPAVVNAIVDAVRPMGVDDITMPCTPERVWRAIHRGGSGGATEEAAAPHFEAGEPNADLPADDGGDTDPMRTEGSL; the protein is encoded by the coding sequence ATGACCATCACCGAGGAGCCCGCCGTCACGCGCGAGGTCGGCCGCGACCGGCGTCGCAAGGAGGACCAGCGCCTCATCACCGGGCGCACCCGCTGGACCGACAACCTGCAGCTGCAGGGGATGCTGCACGTGGCCATGGTTCGCAGCCCCTACGCCCACGCCCGCATCACGCAGATCGACACGAGCGCAGCCCGGGAGTCGGCCGGCGTGATCGCCGTGCTGACCGGCCAGGACCTCAAGGACCACCAGGGTTCGCTGCCCTGCGCGTGGCCGATCACCGACGACCAGAAGTCCGCCCCGCACCCGGCCGTCGCCGTCGACCGCGTCGCCTTCGCCGGCGAGGTGGTCGCGGTCGTGGCGGCCCGCACCGCCGCGCAGGCCCGTGACGCCGCCGAGCTCGTCGACGTCGACTACGAGGAGCTGCCCGCGGTCGTCGACCTCAAGCAGGCCGCCGCCGACGAGGTGCTGGCGCACCCCGACCTCGGCACCAACGTCTCCGCGCGGTGGATCTTCGACTCCTCCGAGGCGGGCACCGGCGGTGACGTCGAGGAGGCGATCCGCGGCGCGGAGGTCCTCATCGAGCGCGAGTACCGCCAGCAGCGCCTCATCCCGTCGTTCATGGAGCCGCGCTCGGTCGTCGTGGACCCCACCGGCGAGCAGTTCGTCATGTGGTCGGCCACCCAGGTCCCGCACATCCTGCGGCTCATGCTCGCCCTCACCCTCGGCGTCCCCGAGTCCAAGGTGCGTGTCATCGCTCCGGACGTGGGCGGCGGCTTCGGGGGCAAGCTGCAGGTCACCCCCGAGGAGATCCTCACCTTCCTCGTGGCGCGCCACACGGGCCGTCCGTGCAAGTGGACCGAGACCCGCAGCGAGTCGCTGCTGGCTGCCCACCACGGCCGCGACCAGTGGCAGAAGCTCACCCTGGCGGCCCGGCGCGACGGCACCGTGACCGGTCTCAAGGTGGAGCTCCTCGCCGACATGGGCGCCTACCTGGGTCTGGTCACGCCCGGCGTGCCCATCCTCGGCGCGTTCATGTTCAACGCGATCTACAAGTTCCCGAGCTACCGCTTCGACTGCACCAACGTCTTCACCAACAAGACGTGGACCGACGCCTACCGCGGGGCCGGCCGACCGGAGGCCACCTTCGCGATCGAGCGCCTCATGGACGAGCTGGCGGCCGAGCTGGGCCGCGACCCGCTCGAGGTGCGCGAGCAGAACTGGATCAAGCACGAGGAGTTCCCGTTCACCACCGTGTGCGGTCTCGAGTACGACTCCGGCAACTACGAGGCCGCGACCGCGCGGGCCAAGGAGCTCTTCGGGTATGACGAGCTGCGGGCCGAGCAGGCCCGTCGCCGGGCCAACGGCGACCGGGTGCAGCTGGGCATCGGCATCTCGACCTTCACCGAGATGTGCGGCCTCGCGCCCAGCCGGGTGCTCGGCTCGCTCAACTACGGCGCGGGCGGCTGGGAGCACGCCTCGGTGCGGATGCTCCCCAGCGGCAAGGTCGAGGTCATCACCGGCTCCTCGGCCCACGGGCAGGGCCACGAGACCGCGTGGAGCCAGATCGTCGCCGACCAGCTCGGGGTGCCCTTCGAGGACGTCGAGGTGCTGCACGGCGACACCCAGATCAGCCACCGCGGTCTGGACACCTACGGCTCCCGCTCGCTCGTCGTCGGCGGCCAGGCCGTCATCGACGCGGCCAAGAAGGTCATCGAGAAGGCCAAGCCCCTCGCGGCCCACGTCCTCGAGGCCAACGTGGACGACCTGGAGTTCTCCGACGGCCGCTTCACGGTCCGGGGTGCGGGCTCCGGGCAGGAGGGCCTCAGGCTCACCGACCTGGCCCTCAGGGTCTTCGCCGCCCACGACCTGCCGGACGGCATGGAGCCCAGCCTCGACGCCGACGCGACCTTCGACCCGGTCAACTTCTCCTTCCCGCACGGCACCCACCTGTGCGCGATGGAGGTCGACACCGAGACCGGGCAGAGCACGATGCGGAAGTACGTCTGCGTCGACGACATCGGCAACGTCGTCAACCCGCTCATCGTCGACGGCCAGGTGCACGGCGGCCTCGTCCAGGGCATCGCGCAGGCGCTCTGGGAGGAGGCGGTCTACGACGACCAGGGCACCCTGGTGACCGGGTCGTTCGTCGACTACACGCTGCCGACCTCGGCCGACACGATCAGCTTCATCACCGACCGCACCGTCTCGCCGTCGACGACCAACGACCTGGGCGCCAAGGGCGTGGGCGAGGCGGGCTGCATCGCCTCCACCCCCGCCGTGGTCAACGCGATCGTCGACGCGGTCCGGCCGATGGGCGTCGACGACATCACCATGCCGTGCACCCCGGAGCGGGTGTGGCGCGCGATCCACCGGGGCGGCTCCGGGGGCGCGACCGAGGAGGCGGCGGCGCCGCACTTCGAGGCCGGCGAGCCCAACGCCGACCTGCCCGCCGACGACGGTGGCGATACCGACCCGATGCGCACGGAAGGAAGCCTGTAG
- a CDS encoding SRPBCC family protein, translating into MALQLEHSFTVAAPPEETWALLTDLKTVGGCFPGATVTEADAQTFAGNVKVKLGPIAVTYDGKGSFVERDDEAHRAVIEGTGKGLRGLGNAGAKVTVQLAPDGTGTRADVLTELNITGKPAQFGRGVMQSVSDKLLAQFVACVESKLTGEPDR; encoded by the coding sequence ATGGCGCTGCAGCTGGAGCACAGCTTCACCGTCGCGGCCCCTCCGGAGGAGACGTGGGCTCTGCTCACCGATCTCAAGACGGTCGGCGGGTGCTTCCCCGGCGCGACTGTGACGGAGGCCGACGCGCAGACGTTCGCGGGCAACGTCAAGGTCAAGCTCGGTCCCATCGCCGTCACCTACGACGGCAAGGGGAGCTTCGTCGAGCGCGACGACGAGGCGCACCGGGCCGTCATCGAGGGCACCGGCAAGGGTCTGCGCGGCCTGGGCAACGCCGGCGCGAAGGTGACGGTCCAGCTGGCCCCGGACGGCACCGGCACCCGCGCCGACGTGCTCACCGAGCTCAACATCACGGGCAAGCCCGCGCAGTTCGGCCGGGGCGTCATGCAGTCGGTCTCCGACAAGCTCCTCGCCCAGTTCGTCGCCTGCGTGGAGTCCAAGCTCACCGGAGAGCCCGACCGGTGA